From Pseudomonas poae, the proteins below share one genomic window:
- a CDS encoding TonB-dependent outer membrane receptor: MLLLLAGGATARAESPLLVLNLPAQDLEHALQAYSRATGMAVLVDRELTRGRRSIGVRGRFTAQEALAMLLTGSGLMARYARSDAFTLQMPEVSQPPVTRGAATRHAARINNSYATALQQAIEVSLCRSPLTRPGSFRALVQVWVNPEGLIEHSRLVSSTGDEQRDEALVRGLGTTRVERPAPSSLRQPVTLLLMPDTTGTRMECTAAKGASGG, from the coding sequence TTGCTGTTGCTGCTGGCCGGTGGCGCAACGGCGCGGGCAGAGTCACCGCTGCTGGTGTTGAACCTGCCGGCGCAAGACCTTGAACACGCGCTGCAAGCCTACAGCCGCGCCACCGGTATGGCGGTGTTGGTCGACCGCGAGTTGACCCGGGGCCGGCGCTCCATCGGCGTGCGTGGGCGCTTCACGGCGCAAGAGGCTCTGGCGATGTTGCTGACAGGGAGTGGCCTGATGGCACGTTATGCACGCAGCGATGCGTTTACCTTGCAGATGCCCGAGGTCAGCCAGCCGCCCGTTACCCGGGGCGCGGCGACGCGTCACGCCGCACGTATCAACAACAGTTACGCCACGGCGTTGCAGCAGGCCATCGAGGTCAGCCTGTGCCGGTCGCCACTGACCCGCCCCGGTAGTTTTCGGGCGCTGGTGCAGGTCTGGGTCAACCCTGAAGGGCTGATCGAACACAGCCGGTTGGTCAGCTCCACCGGCGACGAACAACGCGATGAAGCACTGGTGCGCGGTTTGGGCACGACGCGGGTGGAACGCCCCGCACCGAGTTCGCTGCGCCAGCCGGTGACTTTACTTTTGATGCCCGACACAACAGGAACGCGCATGGAATGCACAGCAGCAAAAGGAGCCTCGGGCGGATGA
- the mntP gene encoding manganese efflux pump MntP codes for MNPISLILLALAMSTDAFAAAIGKGSSLHKPRLTEALRAGLIFGVIEAITPMIGWAIGHAATRWVENWDHWIAFTLLLALGLHMIYNGLKADDEEVEKPTQHSFMILAVTAFATSIDALAVGVGLAFVNVNILVASAAIGLATMTMVTLGMMLGRVLGTVVGKRAEMVGGVVLMLVGATILYEHLSA; via the coding sequence GTGAACCCCATTTCCCTGATCCTCCTCGCCTTGGCCATGTCCACGGACGCCTTTGCGGCGGCCATCGGCAAAGGCTCCAGCCTACACAAACCGCGTTTGACTGAAGCCCTGCGCGCCGGCCTGATCTTTGGCGTGATCGAAGCCATCACCCCGATGATTGGCTGGGCGATCGGCCATGCGGCCACACGTTGGGTGGAAAACTGGGACCACTGGATCGCCTTTACCCTGTTGCTCGCGCTGGGCTTGCATATGATCTACAACGGGCTCAAAGCCGACGATGAAGAGGTCGAAAAACCGACCCAGCATTCGTTCATGATCCTGGCCGTAACCGCCTTCGCCACCAGTATTGATGCGTTGGCAGTCGGCGTGGGCCTGGCATTTGTCAACGTGAATATCCTGGTGGCCTCCGCTGCCATTGGCCTGGCGACCATGACCATGGTAACCCTCGGCATGATGCTCGGCCGGGTGCTGGGCACAGTGGTAGGCAAGCGCGCCGAAATGGTCGGTGGTGTGGTGTTGATGCTGGTGGGGGCGACGATTCTTTACGAGCATCTCTCGGCCTGA
- a CDS encoding NAD(P)-dependent alcohol dehydrogenase, with protein MAKTYSYAAQNAKDALKPFTFERRAPGADDVQIDILYCGVCHSDLHTARNEWHNTLYPSVPGHEIVGRVTAVGGNVKKFKVGDLAGVGCMVDSCQHCASCAEGEEQYCENGFTGTYNGPVFGGENTFGGYSDSIVVKEKFVLRISHDDTNLAAVAPLLCAGITTYSPLHHWKVGPGKKVGVVGLGGLGHMAVKIAHAMGAHVTLFTTSPNKREDGLRLGADQVVVSKNPDEMAKVANSLDFILNTVAAPHNLDVFLNLLKRDGTMTLVGAPDSPHPSPAVFGLIFKRRSLAGSLIGGIQETQDMLDFCAKHGIVSDVEMIDIQGINEAYERMLKGDVKYRFVIDMDSLKKERSAA; from the coding sequence ATGGCCAAGACTTACAGCTACGCCGCCCAGAACGCCAAGGATGCCCTCAAGCCCTTTACCTTCGAGCGCCGTGCGCCGGGGGCTGACGATGTACAGATTGATATCCTCTATTGCGGGGTCTGCCACTCCGACCTGCACACCGCACGCAATGAGTGGCACAACACCCTTTACCCCTCGGTGCCCGGGCATGAAATCGTCGGCCGCGTGACGGCGGTGGGCGGCAACGTCAAGAAATTCAAGGTCGGTGACCTGGCCGGCGTCGGCTGCATGGTCGACAGCTGCCAGCACTGCGCCTCCTGCGCCGAGGGCGAGGAGCAATACTGCGAGAACGGTTTTACCGGCACCTACAACGGCCCGGTATTCGGCGGTGAAAACACCTTCGGCGGCTATTCGGACAGCATCGTGGTCAAGGAAAAGTTCGTGCTGCGCATCTCCCACGACGACACCAACCTGGCCGCCGTGGCGCCGTTGCTCTGCGCGGGCATCACCACTTATTCGCCGCTGCACCACTGGAAGGTTGGCCCCGGCAAGAAAGTCGGCGTGGTCGGCCTGGGCGGCCTCGGGCATATGGCGGTGAAGATCGCGCATGCCATGGGCGCGCACGTCACGCTGTTCACCACCTCACCGAACAAGCGCGAAGACGGCCTGCGCCTGGGCGCCGATCAAGTGGTGGTGTCAAAGAACCCGGATGAAATGGCCAAGGTCGCCAACAGTCTCGATTTCATCCTCAACACCGTTGCCGCGCCGCATAACCTGGATGTGTTCCTTAACCTGCTCAAGCGCGACGGCACCATGACCCTGGTCGGCGCGCCCGACAGCCCGCACCCATCGCCTGCGGTATTCGGCCTGATCTTCAAACGCCGCAGCCTGGCCGGTTCGCTGATCGGTGGTATCCAGGAGACCCAGGACATGCTGGATTTCTGCGCCAAGCACGGGATCGTCTCGGACGTGGAAATGATTGATATCCAGGGCATCAACGAGGCGTATGAGCGGATGCTCAAGGGCGATGTGAAGTATCGGTTTGTGATCGATATGGACAGTCTGAAAAAGGAACGCAGCGCCGCCTGA
- a CDS encoding glyoxalase, which produces MFGQVRTVSLAFTLLAAAMMDSAFAATPAVAVAPQYDTSHVYVAPADVDRFAQSFLATFGGKSTAQVVVNVLPVPSSTTSQLLQTPVGTVSLFGFTTPIPHPFGQERNGYLVQDMDVALKAARENGAAVIVSDFPDPIGRDAVVQWPGGVNMQLYWHTKTPDYAAFESVPENRVYLSADRADAFIKSFLGFSHGKVLADDKHALGVDVGQAGSTYRRVDIQSPFGRMAVLVTNGQLPYPFGHDTTGYQVTDLTATLGKATGSGAKVVVPAFDSKGRRSAVVEFPGGYVAEIHQLSAKK; this is translated from the coding sequence ATGTTTGGACAAGTGAGGACGGTATCCCTGGCATTCACGCTGTTGGCCGCAGCCATGATGGACAGCGCCTTTGCGGCAACACCGGCGGTAGCCGTGGCACCGCAATACGACACCAGCCACGTCTATGTTGCGCCGGCCGACGTGGACCGGTTTGCCCAGAGCTTCCTGGCGACTTTCGGCGGCAAGAGCACAGCCCAAGTGGTGGTCAATGTGCTGCCGGTGCCCAGCAGCACCACCTCGCAATTGCTGCAGACGCCGGTCGGCACCGTCTCGCTGTTCGGCTTCACCACCCCCATCCCCCATCCCTTTGGCCAGGAACGCAACGGCTACCTGGTCCAGGACATGGACGTCGCCCTCAAGGCTGCCCGCGAAAACGGCGCGGCCGTGATCGTCAGCGATTTTCCCGACCCTATCGGGCGTGACGCGGTGGTGCAGTGGCCGGGCGGCGTGAACATGCAGCTCTACTGGCACACCAAAACCCCGGACTACGCTGCCTTCGAGAGTGTGCCGGAAAACCGTGTCTACCTCAGCGCAGACCGGGCGGACGCCTTCATCAAGTCATTCCTGGGCTTCTCCCACGGCAAAGTCCTGGCCGATGACAAGCACGCCCTTGGCGTCGATGTGGGCCAGGCCGGCAGTACCTATCGTCGCGTCGATATCCAATCACCGTTCGGGCGCATGGCAGTGCTGGTCACCAACGGCCAACTGCCCTACCCCTTCGGCCATGACACCACCGGCTACCAGGTGACTGACCTGACGGCCACCCTGGGCAAGGCCACCGGGTCCGGTGCCAAAGTCGTAGTGCCGGCTTTCGACAGCAAAGGCCGTCGTAGCGCGGTGGTTGAATTCCCTGGCGGTTACGTCGCGGAAATTCACCAGCTCAGCGCCAAAAAATGA
- a CDS encoding alginate export family protein, which translates to MSCRTGWSLAVLWPLLVAGVHADEQPTRPAIKANRWQEDWSVLQNPALRTQPLDNLKYLPLSSANPFTYLSLGATLRERFEMNDASGFGVKNVDRDRYLIQRFQVHADLHLNEHWRVFTQLEDVRAYDKTTIGGADQNRVDLRLAFAEYVNTFSSGTLKARVGRQDFAFDLQRFISSRDGPNVRQSFDALWADWETSNWRFIGIASQPVQYQDGRHFDDKSNSDARFHLLRVERLVGGSNELSAYYGVYERSAAHYLDADGDETRHFFDARLGGAAQGFDWDIEAMLQSGSVGSKDIRAWAGGSRTGYTFDSLAWKPRIGLQLDIASGDRKAGDGSVGTFNPLFPNGYYFSLAGYTGYSNLIHVKPSITVKPIAKLSVQTAVGLLWRQTTSDAVYTQPNLPVAGTAGQGDRWTGAYAQLRTDYGFTPNLTGAVEAVHYAVGQTLRDAGGDNSNYLGVELKFSW; encoded by the coding sequence ATGAGTTGCCGCACAGGCTGGAGCCTGGCCGTGCTGTGGCCGCTGCTGGTCGCTGGCGTCCACGCCGACGAGCAACCGACCCGCCCGGCCATCAAGGCCAATCGCTGGCAGGAGGACTGGTCCGTGCTCCAGAACCCGGCGCTGCGTACGCAACCGCTGGACAACCTGAAGTACCTCCCGCTGTCGAGCGCCAACCCGTTCACCTATCTGTCGCTGGGCGCGACCTTGCGTGAGCGCTTCGAGATGAACGACGCGAGTGGTTTTGGTGTGAAGAACGTGGACCGCGATCGCTACCTGATCCAGCGATTCCAGGTGCACGCCGACCTGCACCTGAATGAACACTGGCGGGTGTTCACCCAACTGGAAGATGTGCGGGCGTACGACAAGACCACGATCGGCGGTGCCGACCAGAACCGCGTCGACCTGCGCCTGGCGTTTGCCGAGTATGTGAATACCTTCAGCAGCGGCACCTTGAAGGCGCGTGTCGGGCGCCAGGATTTTGCCTTCGACCTGCAGCGTTTCATCTCCTCGCGGGACGGCCCGAATGTGCGGCAGTCCTTCGATGCGCTGTGGGCCGACTGGGAGACATCCAACTGGCGTTTTATCGGGATTGCCAGCCAGCCGGTGCAATATCAGGACGGTCGGCATTTCGACGACAAATCCAACAGCGATGCGCGCTTCCACCTGCTGCGGGTTGAGCGGCTGGTGGGCGGCAGCAACGAGCTGTCAGCCTACTACGGCGTGTATGAGCGCAGCGCGGCGCACTACCTGGACGCGGACGGCGACGAAACCCGGCACTTCTTCGACGCCCGCCTGGGCGGCGCGGCGCAGGGTTTTGACTGGGACATTGAAGCCATGCTGCAAAGCGGCTCGGTGGGCAGCAAGGATATCCGTGCCTGGGCCGGTGGCAGCCGCACCGGCTACACCTTCGACAGCCTGGCCTGGAAACCGCGCATCGGCCTGCAACTGGACATCGCCTCGGGCGACCGCAAGGCCGGCGACGGCAGCGTCGGCACGTTCAACCCGCTGTTCCCCAACGGCTACTACTTTTCCCTGGCGGGCTACACGGGCTACAGCAACCTGATCCACGTTAAGCCGTCGATTACGGTCAAGCCGATCGCCAAGCTCAGCGTGCAAACCGCTGTTGGCCTGCTGTGGCGGCAAACCACCAGCGATGCGGTCTACACCCAGCCCAACCTGCCGGTCGCCGGAACCGCCGGCCAGGGCGACCGCTGGACCGGGGCCTACGCGCAACTGCGCACCGACTATGGGTTCACGCCCAACCTGACGGGCGCCGTCGAAGCCGTGCATTACGCTGTCGGCCAGACGCTGCGTGATGCCGGAGGGGATAACAGCAATTACCTGGGGGTCGAACTCAAGTTCAGTTGGTAA
- a CDS encoding alpha/beta hydrolase: protein MSTFVAKDGTQIYFKDWGSGKPVLFSHGWPLDADMWEYQMEYLSSRGFRTIAFDRRGFGRSDQPWTGNDYDTFADDIAQLIEHLDLADVTLVGFSMGGGDVARYIARHGSSRVAGLVLLGAVTPLFGQKADYPQGVPTPVFDGIKEGLLKDRAQFIADFNTPFFGINKGQTVSEGVLTQTLQIALLASLKATVDCVTAFSETDFRPDMAKIDVPTLVIHGDGDQIVPFETTGKVAAEMIKGAELKVYKDAPHGFAATHAQQLNEDLLAFLKR from the coding sequence ATGAGCACCTTCGTTGCCAAAGACGGTACCCAGATCTACTTCAAGGACTGGGGCAGCGGCAAGCCCGTGCTGTTCAGCCACGGCTGGCCGCTGGATGCCGACATGTGGGAATACCAGATGGAATACCTGAGCAGCCGTGGCTTTCGCACCATTGCGTTTGACCGTCGTGGCTTTGGCCGGTCGGACCAGCCCTGGACCGGCAACGATTACGACACCTTTGCCGACGACATCGCCCAGCTGATCGAACACCTGGACCTGGCGGACGTGACGCTGGTGGGCTTCTCCATGGGTGGCGGCGACGTGGCCCGCTATATCGCACGCCACGGTAGCTCCCGCGTAGCCGGCCTGGTGTTGCTGGGTGCGGTCACGCCGCTGTTCGGCCAGAAAGCCGATTACCCGCAAGGCGTGCCGACCCCGGTGTTCGACGGCATCAAGGAAGGGCTGCTCAAGGACCGTGCGCAGTTCATCGCAGACTTCAACACCCCGTTCTTCGGCATCAACAAAGGCCAGACCGTCTCCGAAGGCGTGCTGACCCAGACCCTGCAGATCGCGCTGCTTGCCTCGCTCAAGGCGACCGTGGATTGCGTCACCGCCTTCTCCGAAACCGACTTCCGCCCGGACATGGCCAAGATCGACGTGCCAACCCTGGTGATCCATGGCGATGGCGACCAGATCGTGCCGTTCGAAACCACCGGTAAAGTCGCAGCCGAGATGATCAAGGGCGCTGAACTGAAGGTGTACAAGGACGCGCCACACGGCTTCGCGGCCACCCACGCCCAGCAGCTCAACGAAGACCTGCTGGCGTTCCTGAAGCGCTGA
- a CDS encoding DoxX family protein, producing the protein MNELQKPDLGLLFLRGSGALFLLWVHGLPKLLNYSEQLKLIEDPFHLGAHVTLLLAIFAEVLCPLLIIAGVLVRLACLPILAVLLIAMVVVHPEWTLLEGQFGWLLLIIFTSVLIAGPGRLVVSTRLS; encoded by the coding sequence ATGAACGAATTACAAAAACCGGATCTGGGGCTGTTGTTTCTGCGGGGCAGTGGGGCGCTGTTCCTGTTGTGGGTGCATGGCCTGCCCAAGCTGCTCAACTACAGCGAACAGCTCAAACTGATCGAGGACCCGTTTCATCTGGGGGCCCACGTGACGCTGCTGCTGGCGATTTTTGCCGAAGTGCTGTGCCCGCTGCTGATCATCGCCGGGGTGCTGGTGCGCCTGGCGTGCCTGCCGATCCTCGCGGTGCTGTTGATTGCCATGGTGGTGGTGCACCCGGAGTGGACGCTGTTGGAAGGGCAGTTCGGCTGGCTGTTGCTGATCATCTTCACCAGTGTGCTGATCGCAGGGCCCGGGCGTCTGGTGGTGAGCACGCGTTTGTCCTGA
- a CDS encoding MBL fold metallo-hydrolase: MTRKWVCTLGLAMALAAGHSLAAAPAQVGTQVPGYFRLAVGDYEVTALFDGYNDLSPKLLKGMTQSQIRALLARRSIETPGVQTAFNAFLVNTGKQLILVDTGAGQCIGATAGQLSTNMKAAGYEPSQVDTILLTHLHLDHVCGLVDGQHQAIFANATIYAAKAEADYWLDPQALAKAPEAAKGFFKIAQDSTAPYIAAGRFKTFEPGKLPVDGVETAQEPGHTPGSTTYRFNSQGQSILFMGDLVHNLAVQFLHPEVSIGFDVNGQQAIKSREAVFSAAAASKIWVTAAHLPFPGIGHITAEGKHFQWVPVEYGPYKRAAHVPLID; this comes from the coding sequence ATGACAAGAAAATGGGTGTGTACGTTAGGGCTGGCAATGGCATTGGCCGCCGGGCATTCGTTGGCCGCCGCGCCTGCGCAAGTCGGCACCCAGGTGCCGGGCTACTTCCGCCTGGCGGTTGGCGACTATGAGGTCACGGCGCTGTTCGACGGCTATAACGACCTGTCGCCCAAGCTGCTCAAGGGCATGACCCAAAGCCAGATCCGCGCTTTGCTGGCGCGTCGTTCGATTGAAACCCCGGGCGTGCAGACCGCATTCAACGCGTTTCTGGTCAACACCGGCAAGCAATTGATCCTGGTAGACACCGGCGCCGGCCAGTGCATCGGCGCCACCGCCGGCCAGCTTTCGACGAATATGAAGGCCGCCGGTTATGAGCCGTCCCAGGTCGACACGATCCTGCTGACCCACCTGCACCTGGACCATGTGTGCGGCCTGGTGGATGGCCAGCATCAGGCGATTTTCGCCAATGCCACGATCTACGCCGCCAAGGCCGAGGCCGATTACTGGCTCGACCCCCAGGCGCTGGCCAAGGCACCGGAGGCCGCCAAAGGCTTTTTCAAGATCGCGCAGGACTCGACGGCGCCCTACATCGCCGCCGGGCGCTTCAAGACCTTCGAGCCAGGCAAGCTGCCGGTCGACGGCGTCGAAACGGCCCAGGAGCCAGGGCATACGCCGGGCAGCACCACCTACCGTTTCAACTCCCAGGGCCAGAGCATCCTGTTCATGGGCGATCTGGTGCACAACCTGGCCGTGCAGTTCCTGCACCCTGAGGTGTCGATCGGCTTCGACGTGAATGGCCAACAGGCAATCAAGAGCCGTGAGGCGGTGTTCAGCGCGGCCGCCGCGAGCAAGATCTGGGTGACGGCGGCGCATTTGCCGTTCCCGGGCATCGGGCATATCACCGCCGAGGGCAAGCACTTCCAATGGGTACCGGTGGAATACGGCCCCTACAAACGTGCGGCGCATGTGCCGCTGATCGATTAA
- a CDS encoding LysR family transcriptional regulator, protein MNWDDARVFLAVCRESTLRGAARVLGVDQATVGRRVNALEKSLSATLFLRTSEGYALTAVGEAALRSVENMERSALDLERQIQGLDDRLTGTVRVSTTDSLAIDFMIPAIARLHRQHPDVRVQLDASTQFLSLAKRETDIAVRNTRPDNPDLIARRIARWPVGLFASQAYIDRLGVPPPGSLFEGHDLVVYQPYLETQKDMTLVSEPLGRGRIVASLSSSLLVRRSIAAGIGIGEIPVYTGERDGLVRLWPERTRPLPYDVWLVTHADLRHTARVRVVIDEIVAGFAGTGE, encoded by the coding sequence ATGAATTGGGACGATGCACGGGTGTTCCTGGCGGTATGCCGCGAGTCGACGCTACGCGGCGCCGCACGCGTGTTGGGGGTGGACCAGGCCACCGTCGGCCGCCGGGTCAATGCCCTGGAAAAGTCCCTGAGCGCGACCCTGTTCCTGCGCACCTCCGAAGGCTACGCGCTGACCGCCGTCGGTGAAGCCGCGTTGCGCTCAGTTGAGAACATGGAGCGCTCGGCGCTCGACCTGGAGCGCCAGATTCAGGGCCTGGATGACCGCCTGACGGGCACCGTGAGGGTCAGTACCACCGATTCGCTGGCTATCGACTTCATGATCCCGGCGATTGCCCGCTTGCATCGCCAGCACCCGGATGTGCGGGTGCAGTTGGACGCGTCCACCCAGTTCCTGAGCCTGGCCAAACGTGAAACCGACATTGCCGTGCGCAACACCCGCCCGGACAATCCCGACCTGATCGCACGGCGCATTGCGCGTTGGCCGGTGGGTCTGTTTGCCTCCCAGGCGTATATCGACCGCCTGGGTGTGCCACCGCCGGGCAGCCTGTTTGAAGGGCATGATCTGGTGGTCTATCAGCCCTACCTTGAGACGCAAAAGGACATGACCCTGGTCAGCGAGCCGCTGGGACGCGGGCGGATTGTTGCGAGCCTGAGTTCCAGCTTGCTGGTACGCCGGTCCATTGCGGCCGGGATCGGCATCGGCGAAATCCCGGTGTACACCGGCGAAAGGGACGGCCTGGTCCGCCTGTGGCCGGAGCGCACGCGGCCGTTGCCCTACGACGTGTGGCTGGTGACCCACGCCGACCTGCGCCACACCGCACGGGTGCGGGTAGTCATCGATGAAATCGTCGCCGGGTTTGCCGGCACCGGGGAGTAG
- a CDS encoding YbfB/YjiJ family MFS transporter — MQTPHTRSAVWLPIFAGLCASLVSIGLARFAYTPLIPSLIQAQWFSASDVVYLGAANLVGYLIGALIGRPIAQHTSNQTALRIMMVAVTLAFFACGFPLSVVWFFAWRLLSGIAGGAIMVLVAATVLPHVPVARRGLASGAIFLGIGLGIAGSGTVVPPLLSLGLQQTWFGLGLLALVLTAASWFAWPTGSVHEAPAPSDTPAPTPSGVYLLFAQYAFMAAGLVPAMVFLVDYVARGLGDGAHIGAMIWVMYGLGAIVGPVTYGFLADKLGARVSIRVVLVVQAIAVGLLPLAGSFSALAVLAVILGSFPPGIVPLALARVHELLPNHHQQQVAWSRATVSFATFQALSGFAYSALFNSSGGQHALLFMLAAASIVVALLLELGMLVLNRRPLTTVPTHTLIAAGTLK, encoded by the coding sequence ATGCAAACCCCACACACACGCAGCGCGGTCTGGTTGCCGATTTTCGCCGGCCTGTGCGCCAGCCTGGTCAGCATCGGCCTGGCGCGTTTTGCCTACACACCGTTGATTCCGAGCCTGATCCAGGCCCAGTGGTTTTCCGCCAGCGACGTGGTGTACCTCGGCGCCGCCAACCTGGTGGGCTACCTGATCGGTGCGCTGATCGGGCGCCCCATCGCCCAGCACACGTCCAACCAGACCGCGCTGCGGATCATGATGGTGGCGGTGACCCTGGCGTTTTTTGCCTGTGGTTTCCCGCTGTCGGTGGTGTGGTTCTTCGCCTGGCGCCTGCTGTCAGGCATCGCCGGTGGCGCGATCATGGTGCTGGTGGCCGCGACCGTGTTGCCCCATGTGCCGGTCGCACGGCGTGGCCTGGCCAGTGGCGCGATCTTCCTGGGCATCGGCCTGGGCATCGCCGGCTCCGGCACCGTGGTGCCGCCGCTGTTGAGCCTGGGCTTGCAGCAGACCTGGTTCGGCCTGGGCCTGTTGGCGCTGGTGCTGACCGCCGCCAGCTGGTTCGCCTGGCCTACCGGCTCGGTGCATGAGGCACCGGCCCCCTCGGACACCCCCGCGCCGACGCCATCCGGTGTCTACCTGTTGTTCGCCCAGTACGCCTTTATGGCAGCGGGCCTGGTGCCGGCCATGGTGTTCCTGGTGGATTACGTGGCACGTGGGCTGGGTGACGGCGCGCATATCGGCGCGATGATCTGGGTGATGTACGGCCTGGGTGCGATTGTCGGGCCGGTCACTTATGGGTTCCTCGCCGATAAGCTCGGTGCCCGGGTGAGTATCCGCGTGGTGCTGGTGGTGCAGGCGATTGCCGTTGGCCTGCTGCCGTTGGCTGGCTCGTTCAGCGCCCTCGCCGTGCTGGCCGTGATCCTCGGTTCGTTCCCGCCCGGCATCGTGCCGCTGGCCCTGGCACGGGTGCATGAATTGCTGCCCAACCATCACCAGCAACAAGTTGCCTGGAGCCGTGCCACCGTGTCGTTCGCGACGTTCCAGGCGCTGTCCGGCTTTGCCTACTCGGCACTGTTCAACAGCAGCGGCGGCCAGCATGCGCTGCTGTTCATGCTCGCGGCAGCGTCGATTGTGGTCGCACTGTTACTGGAGCTGGGCATGCTTGTGCTGAACCGCCGCCCCCTCACTACGGTCCCAACCCATACGCTCATCGCTGCAGGTACTCTGAAATGA
- a CDS encoding NAD(P)H-quinone oxidoreductase: MTLPKEMTLIEITAPGGPEVLQPRRADVPVAGPGEILIRVHAAGVNRPDALQRAGKYPMKPGMSLIPGLEVAGEVVALGDGVKDYALGDKVCALTNGGGYAQFCSVPASQALPIPAGMDWIQAAAVPETFFTVWANLFGLGGAHKGQSALIHGGTSGIGTTALMLCREFGIQAFATAGSADKCAAIAKLGGEPINYREQDFAQVIAEKTADKGVNVVLDIMGGSYLSNNLKALAMEGRLVMLGFLGGAKGNDVDLLTIMAKRAIITGSLLRSRTRDEKAAIAAQLHEHVWPVLAAGRCLPIIDKVYEYTDAAQAHARMEGGDHIGKIVLRVE; encoded by the coding sequence ATGACGCTTCCTAAAGAAATGACCCTGATCGAAATCACCGCCCCCGGCGGCCCCGAAGTGCTGCAGCCGCGCCGGGCGGATGTGCCGGTAGCCGGCCCCGGCGAGATCCTGATTCGCGTGCATGCCGCCGGCGTCAATCGCCCCGACGCCTTGCAGCGCGCCGGCAAGTACCCGATGAAGCCTGGCATGAGCCTGATTCCCGGGCTGGAAGTGGCCGGTGAAGTGGTGGCGCTGGGCGACGGGGTCAAGGACTACGCGCTCGGTGACAAGGTGTGCGCCCTGACCAATGGCGGCGGCTACGCTCAGTTTTGCAGCGTGCCGGCCAGCCAGGCGTTGCCTATCCCTGCAGGCATGGACTGGATTCAAGCCGCCGCCGTGCCGGAAACCTTCTTCACCGTCTGGGCCAACCTGTTCGGCCTCGGCGGCGCACATAAAGGTCAGAGCGCGTTGATCCACGGTGGCACCAGCGGCATCGGTACCACGGCGTTGATGCTGTGCCGCGAGTTCGGTATCCAAGCGTTCGCCACTGCCGGCAGTGCCGATAAATGCGCAGCCATCGCCAAGCTAGGTGGTGAGCCGATCAATTATCGCGAGCAGGACTTCGCCCAGGTGATTGCCGAGAAAACCGCCGACAAGGGCGTCAACGTGGTGCTCGATATCATGGGTGGCTCGTACCTGAGCAACAACCTCAAGGCCCTGGCCATGGAGGGGCGCCTGGTGATGCTGGGCTTCCTCGGCGGCGCCAAGGGCAACGACGTTGACCTGCTGACCATCATGGCCAAGCGCGCAATCATCACCGGCTCGCTGTTGCGCTCACGCACCCGGGACGAAAAGGCCGCGATTGCCGCGCAATTGCACGAACACGTATGGCCGGTGCTGGCCGCCGGGCGGTGCCTGCCGATCATCGACAAAGTGTACGAATACACCGACGCCGCCCAGGCCCATGCACGGATGGAAGGTGGGGATCATATCGGCAAGATTGTGTTGCGGGTGGAGTGA